From Hyla sarda isolate aHylSar1 chromosome 5, aHylSar1.hap1, whole genome shotgun sequence, a single genomic window includes:
- the ZBTB10 gene encoding zinc finger and BTB domain-containing protein 10, translated as MAEMNRRTLAFRGGGGGQAAPGNNNNNNGVSSGLLPVDEASAWALGRQLNGGGNGDEEVEVELEPEGLLDDDEEDNEAFPGENRQSVAGGSGGDSSEDDDDEEEEDDEEDEGRGEQGAAGAEDCATIPGDGPRRYGLLPAARSQSLLPSLHCTFQGSWLHEFPWLRFCQETGLMSCAWCHKEPAGHDELAKGTRTYKRALLVRHCQAAEHRLNDPAAQEPELKQEVPETYSEYSVKPNENSYCYQLLQELNDQRKKGILCDVNIVVNGKVFRAHKNILVAGSRFFKTLYCFTNKDSRDQTTVTYLDVVAVHGFSIILDFMYSGNLVLTSQNAIEVMTVASYLQMTEVVQTCRNFIKDALNISIKSEAPEAVVVSYNKRKNSEGNASREQKSASFWATRNLTSLASNAKIDPESFSVEDTSTENFQANDSTWIQDSSPEVTEIEPPAQGKVFVWNDMASNSVGVQEVNKQRRKNQTTKRFVYNIPPNSELQVDGNTMLQQSVPYQEEDVQCFQDAAGTSNEFKFSMFPETWQRETWENGDASAGLNKLKCPHCNYVAKYRRTLKRHLLIHTGVRSFSCDICGKLFTRREHVKRHSLVHKKDKKYKCMVCKKIFMLAASVGIRHGSRRYGVCVDCVDKSQPGLQEAGVEQVTDQDFPRDEEYDDNDPVETVDADDDLADEEDQNDHSRWSEQNDPSRWGEQNDPSHWERQKPQPRWDESGDVCMTIDD; from the exons ATGGCGGAGATGAACCGCAGGACCCTGGCCTtccgtggaggaggaggaggccaggCCGCCCCCGGgaacaataacaacaacaatgGCGTCAGCTCGGGGCtcctgcctgtggacgaggcctcgGCCTGGGCGCTCGGCCGGCAGCTCAACGGCGGAGGCAACGGGGACGAGGAGGTAGAGGTGGAGCTGGAGCCCGAGGGCCTGCTGGACGACGACGAGGAAGACAACGAGGCCTTCCCGGGGGAGAACCGGCAGAGCGTGGCCGGGGGAAGCGGAGGGGACAGCAGCGAGGACGAcgatgatgaagaggaggaggacgatgaggaggacgagggccGCGGGGAGCAGGGGGCGGCCGGGGCGGAGGACTGCGCCACCATCCCGGGAGACGGGCCCCGCCGCTACGGCCTCCTCCCTGCCGCCCGCAGCCAGTCCCTGCTGCCCAGCCTGCACTGCACCTTCCAGGGCTCATGGCTGCACGAGTTCCCGTGGCTTCGCTTCTGCCAGGAGACCGGCCTCATGTCCTGCGCCTGGTGCCACAAGGAGCCGGCCGGACACGACGAGCTGGCCAAGGGCACCCGCACCTACAAGAGGGCCCTGCTGGTCCGGCACTGCCAGGCCGCCGAGCACCGCCTCAACGACCCCGCCGCTCAG GAGCCTGAATTAAAGCAGGAGGTGCCAGAAACATACAGTGAATATAGTGTAAAGCCAAATGAGAATTCCTACTGTTACCAGCTTCTGCAGGAACTAAATGACCAGAGGAAGAAGGGCATTTTGTGCGATGTCAACATCGTGGTAAATGGCAAGGTTTTCCGAGCTCACAAGAACATCCTGGTTGCAGGCAGCCGCTTTTTTAAAACCTTATACTGTTTCACAAACAAAGACAGCCGTGACCAAACCACTGTTACGTACTTGGACGTTGTCGCCGTTCACGGGTTTTCCATCATCCTGGACTTCATGTATTCTGGTAATCTTGTACTCACGAGCCAAAACGCCATAGAGGTGATGACCGTGGCCAGCTACCTGCAGATGACCGAGGTGGTCCAGACGTGTCGCAATTTCATCAAAGATGCCTTGAATATAAGCATAAAGTCTGAAGCTCCAGAGGCGGTTGTTGTCAGCTATAACAAAAGAAAGAACAGCGAGGGAAATGCTTCCCGGGAACAAAAATCCGCCAGCTTCTGGGCCACCCGCAACCTTACCAGTTTAGCGAGCAATGCAAAGATCGATCCAGAAAGCTTCAGCGTTGAAGATACCTCCACCGAAAACTTTCAGGCCAATGATTCAACATGGATCCAGGATAGTTCTCCTGAGGTCACGGAAATTGAGCCACCAGCTCAGGGAAAGGTGTTTGTATGGAATGATATGGCTTCTAATTCAGTAGGCGTGCAAGAGGTTAACAAGCAAAGGAGGAAAAACCAAACTACAAAGAGATTTGTTTATAACATCCCTCCAAACAGTGAACTTCAGGTAGACGGTAACACAATGCTGCAACAGTCGGTCCCTTACCAAGAGGAGGATGTGCAATGCTTCCAGGATGCAGCAG gGACCTCAAATGAGTTTAAGTTCAGTATGTTCCCCGAGACCTGGCAAAGGGAAACGTGGGAAAATG gtGATGCGTCGGCCGGGCTTAACAAATTAAAATGTCCTCACTGCAACTAtgtagccaaatacagaagaACACTTAAAAGACACTTACTCATTCACACAGGAGTGAGATCTTTCAGCTGTGATATCTGTGGAAAGCTGTTTACTCGAAGAGAGCACGTCAAGAGACATTCCCTG GTGCATAAGAAAGACAAGAAATACAAATGCATGGTATGTAAAAAGATTTTCATGCTGGCAGCAAGCGTTGGCATTCGGCATGGGTCTAGACGCTATGGAGTGTGTGTAGACTGTGTGGATAAATCTCAACCGGGGCTTCAGGAGGCTGGTGTAGAACAAGTGACAGACCAAGACTTCCCCAGGGACGAAGAATATGATGACAATGACCCTGTGGAGACGGTTGATGCGGATGATGATCTAGCTGATGAAGAAGATCAGAATGACCACTCTCGGTGGTCAGAGCAAAATGACCCTTCACGCTGGGGAGAACAGAACGATCCGTCACATTGGGAGCGACAGAAACCTCAACCGCGGTGGGATGAGTCAGGAGATGTTTGTATGACAATAGACGACTGA